In a single window of the Scyliorhinus torazame isolate Kashiwa2021f chromosome 2, sScyTor2.1, whole genome shotgun sequence genome:
- the LOC140389546 gene encoding xin actin-binding repeat-containing protein 2-like isoform X5, with amino-acid sequence MEAAVISDEPSQAETVPLDIQETIPLKDRLAMYQAAVSKKESNSSSVVAAEEEARALPGGLASVKKQFESHNTVAHYQQQTVQDVTSTRKVQVNNCTRKNDQANGPPSTSEEHISYTMETASVMEQNTHLSSMVGNLESQLIDGVTEDEKPKVSTQMLKQQFEKTAQPTQIATNTTKKIKTEHNFQEMQWPPDVSTSNISTTAGKISEATSLREIGSTAASVSSNCGSMEEFPPPPPDLLNEPSETTYFSQSPELPLSSAKQIIPKDLYSKQRNLYELKRLYKHINPGMRKNLEKEFIQEISEIVTNETKNNDVMGDVQQAKYVFEHTGLSPHKCMSPEREYLEWDEILKGEVQSMRWMFETQPLDSIKDESPDQNETKCISQQEMIGGGDVKYTAWMFESQAIDTLGVSSPESTETTGKIPELARGDVRTATWLFETQPLDTMNKIHHEDEQATETLTTKDITAGDVKTARYLFETQSLDTLGHLDSVDEINFLHLKTEVEEIKGNVKKTTKLFETQPLYVIRDQSGQVLEIKTVKREEIERGDVRTARWLFETKHLDMIHKDISNVKVVCGISREEVNKGGVNKAKWLFETHSLDSIKEQLETDTSAEYQEEIQGADVSRQCWMFETQPFDSLKDNDNARPIETEEIIGGDVRSTKHLFETVPMDTLKDSPDVGKLKHVVASEEEKGDVRHQTWLFETQPLEMIGEEKEKYTKTIQLEEIKKGDVNNHRKMFETMDLSHTDEYKKIQVDGVTSGAVMSNRTLFETTPLYAVQDSAGHYHEVKTVRREEIVRGDVRTCRWMFETTPIDQFDESIQKFQIIKGISKEEIQSGDVKTAKWLFETQPLDAIKYFSNVEDEEIITTQRDDIKGNVQTCRWLFETQPMDALYEKVDIKNEVDEIQKGDVETCTWLFETQPLDAIKDHSETILTTRTVQREDIQGSDVRMACFLFETEPLGNIQGEKEEFRQVTKIDIQSGDVSRKKWIFENKSLDLINSSSEEMLKKIKSMTAEDIQKGNVINCTWLFENHPIDAIKENAEERAILRTINDVQGGDVDKGRFIFETYSLDQIKEDSSETTDLNRFSMEQIEKGDVKNYTMLFETQPLYAIKDKEGCYHEVTTVRKEEVISGDVRGTRWLFETKPLDLIKETDEVYVIKAVTQEDIQKGDVTSARWRFETQPLDKITDHEKVKFKTVSDVQGGNVRSSTQLFESDRDQKYVRTVSVSEIQHGNVRTATWLFESHTIDEIKGEDAEYKEIETVGREDIQKGDVKQAIWLFEKQPLNSVKEVNDTHLKILHEEIPQVDVKTTTWLFETTPLHQFNESAVERSEIIGKNIEGTLKSLYDCKLLQSQGIIIEADEVGDVRMAKYQLLNQTSPEVEKEQIIRGDLQKIMIELLSKKDSTEKGITVDPNEKGNIHLTRAQLLKKTTDINVEKEEILGCDIQQVISNLLSRDSSAKKGILIQESEKGDVKMTVYSLLNRSDNMKVQQGEVTKGDIQAAIDKLIAATSQSSELAQKVRVNDTEKGNVQFYTTCIESGALDYLKVLQQGTDESTMAQQKAEEIIYGDVEGAKQKLKKQQTQIERTVAESEILFGDVQNAVLTFMAEKQTVSASVEKEEIVRGDLRAALYSLNQAINQPTVVEKEQVVRGNLSATLKSLEEAKSQKTCIEKFEVIPGDIKGTLDSLGKSKYTNIEVVEGDGEHGDLQCISKCLDNVQNKKEQAERGIRMRTDLQSSMRNVLETASEKKVLHWISNKGDAKATIQNLQHPSEQWMQPQASGTGAVQNKIHQESHKQKTVAKDTGHKRGACNSIKPLLTTQEQSWMDITKNVNTIQTKHESIKIVNVKADDSVKSDIQDEVQSLSPPDKQHQSKVNEVVKEDITKTLDVHSTRRTSKCSGAQSVQATRIKSTDDTYDAHKIREPFGSFDKQIAKQLVSVSADGQSSFQPPRTSEIIEIPKADIFTDIETVVAQVMNSQPIQGTSIVQQMAQVSNQTVQTSTSQSIMEYDIKSKQEIKRNNELHKTIDNHSQRGNKGLASKIKSGTTSFEKVRISTNKMDIQTQNTRKKGLSHEKMDKKSMSGVQFTIPPAPLSSHGKFVLSPPPSHIEEDGQMFPLPPPPPPPLVQIKSEMYETELPPSPFPTPPPPPPPISPTIPLLQEMFTAGHLLPPSPSPSDLNLLPLPSSHPRSPSQQRKLVNKASKLQPSPKMPNLEYNKQKEQLKNLQLISKPNVTIAEDPMSSKQDIQQQKHEPAQGKHPEPVQHLTRPQVIQSPPHQPEIRPVQKPTQENPAQAASAVNHAFMPPNPSSTRETIKPQPYARKFKTPLMVAEEKYRKEREEMERSRAAKMAWPTNLGKPATAASKSPTKGGSENSFTVMPSVLPNVKSSADHLTSPAGQVVQRENMPPVQKYQIYPKPAETPTAEQHIHPEPSEPTASEVLISTLDSSSQTAVVAASEQLHHILKYSSDVTSNKEDIFNAFKGSVKDIGLETIKQDKETHAKAQEQPGHIKPQSVPSPKFKVKTTQLSKGGHTMQEKKESALSYKEEQKQILKPEENKSQEKTATKQFQLKQNNCMDVAKQEQHNVIVQQHNHMGKYYLSATESKDHNIETTTIPQTLATNVAQDQVKNKKAAQHNQQTYRAHSEETQKVQEKKGKGAVYKEIKNEKMQMHHVKAQKEVFPKFQGEQDQQKADLIVNNQKPLGEHHDWKEMLFSENQIEHKIEQGSFQATEEQSFYVKHAGTKQGLAPAHMERTNQEKEESGSTAIHEKEFDKGIARHYVEISDSYRKREELQNILFRLIQFEKANDNMDLNALKAFLEVVPKWLTDVHRFPMKDIKGNDLQKMKKELTQIKERALLKLAYFDESIQKALISMSGLKPEKETFSGSTPSQKISKISIGSCKLDKQGKRNVEEQACESRRQQLSEPAGQRAQSPAKRMPSPSPSYITIESTARRTESPLRTVSSPPLSQKAYSTPSPVHQETTQMSPIPMHSSDMPTSRIRTSSTSPSLPRSKRYDQLAKLKGTTAKLSQGISQSTQSTHVQVAEKRSEIIPSPATLRRQLKIDTPVTDILPKHESPVKSVTVKDMTEMFEEARRSEKNKVYMRKDPIDIPERLGSDTEDSESAAGKQNVQMPKVDLSECVHKFEVPDQAISFQKEPVIITERSGTDGEANLFGKIPLFEEIPTFDVKPVFESSGQMTIPIKHEQPQGDGKHLKKSKYSQRVKEGIKAATQSRPYPDVINKQLAHVDGFVTEATGSRTRIQHSEMFSGIDSRHAPPTYEDVISGQILDMSADNTPEELLKNFQKTWQESERVFRSLGYEISDTSETRWQEDALQEDVLTENTGSYQGDLHSLSKDSVSYGKSDCRHANLS; translated from the exons GCCTCTGTTATGGAACAGAATACTCATCTGTCAAGTATGGTGGGCAACCTTGAAAGTCAATTGA TAGATGGAGTGACTGAAGATGAAAAGCCAAAAGTCTCCACTCAGATGTTAAAACAGCAGTTTGAAAAAACAGCCCAGCCCACCCAAATAGCGACTAACACCACCAAAAAGATTAAG ACAGAGCACAACTTCCAAGAGATGCAGTGGCCTCCTGATGTTTCTACTTCCAACATCTCCACTACAGCGGGCAAGATTTCTGAAGCCACATCATTAAGAGAAATAGGCAGCACAGCGGCTTCAGTGTCCAGTAACTGTGGAAGCATGGAAGagttccctcctccaccaccagatTTACTCAATGAACCATCAGAAACAACTTATTTCTCGCAATCTCCCGAACTCCCTCTTTCTTCGGCAAAACAAATCATTCCTAAGGACTTGTATTCAAAGCAAAGGAATCTTTATGAGCTAAAGCGTTTGTATAAACATATTAATCCAGGGATGAGAAAGAACCTGGAAAAGGAATTTATACAAGAGATCAGTGAGATTGTGACAAACGAAACGAAAAATAATGATGTAATGGGAGATGTGCAACAGGCTAAATATGTCTTTGAACACACTGGCCTGAGCCCCCATAAATGTATGAGCCCAGAAAGAGAGTATTTAGAATGGGATGAGATCCTTAAAGGAGAGGTACAGTCCATGCGCTGGATGTTTGAGACTCAACCATTAGATTCTATAAAGGATGAATCCCCAGACCAAAATGAGACAAAATGCATTTCACAACAAGAGATGATAGGAGGAGGTGATGTGAAGTACACAGCATGGATGTTTGAGTCACAAGCTATTGATACACTTGGTGTAAGTTCTCCTGAATCTACAGAAACCACTGGTAAGATCCCTGAATTAGCAAGAGGGGATGTCCGCACTGCCACCTGGTTGTTTGAAACACAGCCACTTGACACAATGAATAAGATTCACCATGAAGATGAGCAGGCAACAGAAACTTTAACCACAAAAGACATTACTGCCGGTGATGTTAAAACGGCAAGATATTTATTTGAAACTCAGTCCCTTGATACACTTGGGCACTTAGATTCAGTGGATGAAATTAACTTCCTGCATCTGAAAACTGAAGTTGAAGAAATTAAAGGAAATGTGAAGAAAACAACAAAGTTATTTGAAACTCAACCTCTCTATGTCATTAGGGATCAGTCTGGTCAAGTGCTGGAAATCAAAACTGTCAAAAGAGAGGAGATTGAAAGAGGAGATGTAAGAACTGCACGCTGGCTGTTTGAGACAAAACATTTAGATATGATTCATAAGGACATTTCAAATGTAAAGGTTGTATGTGGTATCTCTAGGGAGGAAGTTAATAAAGGCGGTGTGAACAAGGCTAAATGGTTATTTGAAACACATTCTCTAGACAGCATCAAAGAACAGTTAGAAACAGATACTTCAGCCGAGTATCAGGAAGAAATACAAGGTGCTGATGTTAGTAGACAATGCTGGATGTTTGAAACCCAACCATTTGACTCACTAAAAGACAATGATAATGCAAGACCTATAGAAACTGAAGAAATAATAGGAGGTGATGTGCGTTCAACAAAACACTTATTTGAGACTGTTCCAATGGACACCTTAAAGGACAGCCCAGATGTTGGAAAGCTTAAACATGTGGTTGCTTCTGAAGAAGAAAAAGGGGATGTGAGACACCAGACATGGCTTTTTGAGACCCAACCACTTGAGATGATTGGGGAGGAGAAAGAAAAATATACAAAAACAATTCAGCTGGAAGAAATCAAAAAAGGTGATGTCAACAATCACAGAAAGATGTTTGAAACCATGGATTTGAGTCACACCGATGAATATAAGAAGATTCAAGTGGATGGTGTTACTAGTGGTGCTGTAATGTCAAATAGAACTTTATTTGAAACAACTCCTCTATATGCTGTTCAGGATAGTGCTGGACACTATCATGAGGTTAAAACTGTGAGGAGAGAAGAAATTGTGAGGGGTGATGTCCGAACATGTAGATGGATGTTTGAGACAACACCTATTGATCAGTTTGATGAAAGTATTCAAAAGTTTCAAATCATCAAGGGTATATCCAAAGAGGAAATACAATCTGGCGATGTGAAAACTGCAAAGTGGCTCTTTGAAACACAACCGCTTGATGCCATCAAGTATTTTAGCAATGTAGAAGATGAAGAAATTATAACCACGCAGCGTGATGATATTAAAGGAAATGTACAGACTTGCAGATGGTTGTTCGAGACACAGCCAATGGATGCTCTTTATGAAAAAGTAGATATTAAAAATGAAGTAGATGAGATTCAGAAAGGAGATGTAGAAACGTGTACTTGGTTATTTGAAACTCAGCCCTTAGATGCAATAAAAGATCATTCAGAAACAATTCTAACCACACGTACAGTACAGCGGGAGGACATCCAGGGAAGTGATGTGCGAATGGCCTGCTTCCTGTTTGAGACTGAACCTCTCGGAAATATACAAGGAGAGAAGGAAGAATTTAGGCAGGTAACTAAAATAGATATACAATCAGGGGATGTATCTCGTAAGAAGTGGATCTTTGAAAACAAATCTCTTGATCTGATCAACTCCAGTTCAGAAGAGATGTTGAAGAAAATTAAATCAATGACAGCAGAAGATATTCAGAAAGGCAATGTTATTAATTGCACTTGGCTTTTTGAAAATCATCCAATAGATGCTATAAAAGAAAATGCTGAAGAGCGAGCAATTCTCCGCACAATCAACGATGTTCAGGGTGGGGATGTTGATAAAGGGCGTTTCATTTTTGAGACTTACTCATTGGATCAGATTAAGGAAGACTCTTCGGAGACCACAGATCTCAATAGGTTTAGTATGGAACAAATAGAAAAAGGAGACGTTAAGAACTACACAATGTTGTTTGAAACTCAACCATTGTATGCCATCAAAGATAAGGAAGGATGTTATCATGAAGTCACAACTGTTCGGAAAGAGGAAGTGattagtggagatgtgcggggcaccAGGTGGCTGTTTGAAACTAAGCCACTAGATTTAATTAAAGAAACTGATGAAGTATATGTCATCAAAGCTGTGACACAGGAGGATATTCAAAAAGGGGACGTTACTTCTGCACGCTGGAGATTTGAAACACAACCACTGGACAAAATTACAGATCATGAGAAAGTAAAATTCAAAACAGTTTCTGACGTACAAGGTGGCAATGTGAGATCAAGTACCCAACTATTTGAGTCTGACCGTGATCAGAAATATGTTAGAACAGTCAGTGTCAGCGAAATACAGCATGGTAACGTAAGGACTGCCACTTGGCTTTTTGAATCACATACCATTGATGAAATAAAAGGGGAAGATGCAGAATATAAAGAGATTGAGACAGTTGGACGAGAGGATATACAAAAAGGAGATGtaaaacaggccatttggcttTTTGAGAAGCAACCATTGAATAGCGTAAAGGAAGTGAATGATACACATCTAAAAATACTTCACGAAGAAATTCCACAGGTGGATGTTAAAACTACAACCTGGCTTTTTGAAACTACACCTTTGCACCAATTCAATGAAAGTGCAGTAGAAAGGTCAGAAATAATAGGAAAAAATATTGAGGGAACACTTAAGTCACTCTACGACTGCAAACTTCTCCAATCCCAAGGAATCATCATTGAAGCAGATGAGGTTGGGGATGTCAGAATGGCAAAATATCAACTTCTGAATCAAACATCCCCCGAGGTAGAAAAGGAACAGATTATCAGAGGAGATCTCCAAAAAATAATGATCGAATTACTATCCAAAAAGGACAGTACAGAAAAGGGAATTACTGTGGACCCTAATGAAAAAGGTAACATTCATTTGACAAGAGCACAACTTTTGAAGAAGACAACGGATATTAATGTTGAAAAAGAAGAAATACTTGGTTGTGATATTCAGCAAGTTATCAGCAATCTTTTAAGTCGCGACAGCTCTGCAAAAAAGGGGATTCTGATTcaggagagtgagaaaggggatgtTAAGATGACAGTTTATTCTCTTCTCAACAGATCAGATAACATGAAGGTTCAGCAAGGTGAAGTAACAAAAGGCGATATACAAGCTGCAATTGATAAGCTGATAGCTGCTACGTCTCAGAGCAGTGAACTTGCACAGAAGGTCAGAGTAAATGACACCGAAAAGGGCAACGTTCAGTTTTACACAACTTGTATCGAATCGGGAGCATTGGACTATCTTAAAGTACTTCAGCAAGGGACTGACGAAAGCACAATGGCGCAACAGAAGGCCGAGGAAATAATATATGGAGATGTTGAGGGTGCCAAACAAAAGCTGAAGAAGCAGCAAACGCAGATTGAACGGACAGTTGCGGAATCTGAAATTCTGTTTGGTGATGTCCAAAATGCAGTGCTGACTTTTATGGCAGAGAAACAAACTGTATCTGCCAGTGTAGAAAAAGAAGAAATTGTACGAGGCGATTTAAGAGCAGCTTTGTATTCACTCAATCAGGCCATAAATCAACCCACGGTAGTAGAAAAGGAACAAGTTGTACGTGGCAATCTATCTGCAACTCTCAAATCTCTTGAAGAAGCAAAATCTCAGAAAACATGTATTGAAAAGTTTGAAGTAATTCCAGGAGACATTAAAGGCACTCTAGATTCACTGGGAAAGTCAAAATATACCAATATTGAAGTGGTCGAAGGAGATGGGGAACATGGTGACCTCCAATGTATTTCAAAATGTTTAGACAACGTCCAAAACAAAAAGGAGCAGGCTGAAAGGGGAATCAGAATGAGAACTGACCTTCAATCCTCAATGAGGAATGTATTGGAAACCGCTTCTGAAAAGAAAGTGCTGCACTGGATAAGCAATAAAGGAGATGCAAAAGCTACTATCCAAAATTTACAGCATCCATCAGAACAGTGGATGCAACCTCAGGCTAGTGGAACAGGAGCTGTTCAAAATAAAATCCATCAGGAAAGCCATAAACAGAAAACTGTTGCAAAGGACACTGGCCATAAAAGAGGTGCATGTAATTCCATAAAACCTCTTTTAACAACTCAAGAACAAAGTTGGATGGATATTACAAAAAACGTTAACACAATACAGACAAAACATGAGAGTATTAAAATAGTTAACGTGAAAGCAGATGATTCGGTGAAAAGTGATATACAAGATGAAGTTCAATCTCTTTCGCCACCTGATAAGCAACATCAATCTAAAGTAAATGAAGTTGTTAAAGAAGACATAACGAAAACCTTAGATGTGCACAGTACCAGGAGGACATCTAAATGTAGTGGTGCACAAAGTGTACAAGCAACCAGAATTAAGTCCACAGATGATACATACGATGCACACAAAATAAGAGAACCTTTTGGTTCATTTGACAAGCAAATAGCTAAACAGCTGGTTTCAGTCTCAGCAGATGGTCAGAGTTCTTTCCAGCCACCAAGAACTTCTGAGATTATTGAAATACCAAAGGCTGACATTTTTACAGACATTGAAACAGTAGTTGCACAAGTCATGAACTCTCAACCCATTCAGGGCACCAGTATTGTGCAGCAAATGGCACAGGTATCCAATCAAACAGTCCAGACTTCTACGTCCCAGTCCATAATGGAATATGATATAAAAAGTAAACAGGAAATTAAAAGGAACAACGAGCTGCATAAAACCATCGACAACCATAGTCAGAGAGGAAATAAAGGACTTGCATCTAAGATCAAATCTGGAACTACTTCATTTGAAAAAGTACGAATATCTACAAACAAAATGGACATTCAAACTCAAAATACCAGAAAGAAAGGATTAAGCCATGAAAAGATGGACAAAAAGAGTATGTCAGGGGTTCAGTTTACAATTCCACCTGCTCCACTATCCTCTCATGGTAAATTTGTGCTTTCTCCTCCTCCTTCGCATATAGAAGAAGATGGTCAAATGTTtcctctcccaccaccaccaccaccaccattagtCCAGATAAAATCAGAAATGTATGAAACTGAACTCCCTCCTTCTCCTTTTCCtactccacctcctccccctccccctatcaGTCCTACAATACCACTTCTCCAGGAAATGTTCACAGCAGGACATCTTCTTCCTCCATCTCCTTCACCGTCTGATTTAAACTTACTACCACTACCATCATCGCACCCCCGATCACCTTCCCAACAAAGGAAACTTGTTAATAAGGCATCAAAGTTGCAGCCTTCACCAAAAATGCCGAATCTTGAATACAATAAACAAAAAGAACAACTTAAGAACCTCCAACTTATCTCAAAACCAAATGTAACTATAGCTGAGGATCCCATGTCTTCAAAGCAAGATATTCAACAGCAGAAACATGAACCCGCACAAGGGAAACATCCTGAACCTGTTCAGCATTTAACACGTCCACAAGTTATACAATCACCACCCCATCAGCCAGAAATAAGGCCCGTTCAAAAGCCAACACAGGAAAATCCAGCACAGGCTGCTTCTGCTGTTAACCACGCTTTTATGCCACCAAATCCTTCATCCACGAGAGAAACTATAAAACCGCAGCCTTATGCCAGGAAATTTAAAACTCCTTTAATGGTAGCAGAAGAAAAATAcaggaaagagagagaagaaatggAAAGAAGTAGAGCAGCTAAAATGGCTTGGCCCACAAATTTGGGAAAGCCAGCCACAGCAGCATCAAAAAGCCCAACTAAAGGAGGATCTGAAAATAGTTTCACAGTGATGCCTTCAGTTTTGCCGAATGTTAAATCATCTGCTGATCACTTGACTTCCCCAGCTGGTCAGGTAGTGCAACGAGAAAACATGCCACCTGTTCAGAAGTATCAGATTTACCCAAAACCGGCAGAGACCCCCACTGCAGAGCAGCACATTCATCCAGAGCCGTCAGAGCCCACTGCATCAGAAGTTTTGATATCTACTTTGGATTCTTCCTCCCAGACAGCAGTGGTAGCTGCTTCAGAGCAACTGCACCATATCTTAAAATATTCCTCAGATGTAACGAGCAATAAGGAAGACATATTTAATGCATTTAAAGGTTCAGTGAAAGATATTGGCTTGGAAACCATTAAACAAGACAAAGAGACACATGCAAAGGCACAAGAACAGCCTGGTCATATAAAGCCTCAATCAGTTCCTTCGCCAAAATTTAAGGTCAAGACTACTCAGCTATCTAAAGGGGGTCACACAATGcaagaaaagaaagaaagtgcaCTCTCATACAAAGAGGAGCAAAAACAAATTTTGAAACCAGAAGAAAATAAAAGTCAAGAGAAAACTGCCACTAAACAATTTCAACTAAAACAAAATAACTGTATGGATGTGGCTAAACAAGAGCAGCATAATGTTATTGTTCAGCAACATAATCATATGGGTAAATATTACCTATCAGCAACTGAAAGTAAGGATCATAACATTGAAACGACAACTATTCCACAAACGCTTGCAACAAATGTTGCACAAGATCAAGTGAAAAACAAGAAAGCAGCACAACATAATCAACAAACCTATAGAGCTCATTCAGAAGAAACTCAGAAAGTACAAGAAAAGAAGGGAAAAGGAGCCGTTTACAAAGAAATAAAGAATGAAAAAATGCAGATGCATCATGTTAAAGCCCAGAAGGAAGTGTTTCCAAAATTTCAAGGTGAACAAGATCAGCAGAAAGCTGACTTAATAGTAAATAATCAAAAGCCTTTAGGCGAACACCATGATTGGAAAGAAATGCTATTTTCAGAAAATCAGATTGAACATAAGATAGAACAGGGATCTTTTCAGGCAACAGAAGAGCAGTCTTTTTATGTAAAACATGCAGGCACTAAGCAAGGGCTGGCCCCTGCTCACATGGAACGTACAAACCAGGAGAAGGAGGAAAGTGGAAGTACTGCTATACATGAAAAGGAATTTGATAAAGGTATAGCAAGACATTATGTAGAAATTAGTGATAGTTACCGAAAGCGTGAGGAACTGCAAAATATTTTATTCCGATTGATTCAATTTGAAAAAGCAAATGACAACATGGATCTAAACGCACTGAAAGCCTTTTTGGAAGTGGTTCCTAAATGGCTGACAGATGTTCATAGATTTCCAATGAAGGATATCAAAGGGAATGATTTGCAAAAGATGAAAAAAGAACTAACACAGATTAAAGAGAGAGCATTACTAAAGCTTGCCTACTTTGATGAATCAATACAAAAAGCGTTGATTTCTATGTCTGGTTTAAAAcctgaaaaagaaacatttagtggcAGCACTCCATCACAGAAAATATCCAAGATAAGCATTGGCTCTTGCAAATTAGATAAACAAGGAAAAAGAAATGTGGAAGAGCAAGCATGTGAAAGTAGAAGACAACAATTGAGTGAACCTGCAGGGCAGAGAGCTCAATCTCCGGCAAAAAGAATGCCATCGCCATCCCCTTCATACATCACTATTGAGTCTACTGCAAGGCGCACAGAATCACCCCTTAGAACTGTTTCCTCTCCTCCACTTTCTCAGAAAGCATATAGTACACCATCTCCAGTCCATCAGGAAACTACACAGATGTCTCCCATACCAATGCACAGCTCTGACATGCCAACATCCAGGATTCGCACATCATCAACATCACCTTCTCTACCGAGAAGTAAACGTTATGACCAGCTTGCCAAACTTAAAGGTACCACAGCCAAACTGTCACAGGGTATTTCACAATCTACGCAGTCTACACATGTTCAGGTAGCAGAAAAGAGGTCAGAAATTATTCCATCCCCAGCAACTCTTCGACGACAGTTAAAGATTGACACGCCAGTTACAGACATATTACCTAAACATGAATCTCCTGTAAAGTCCGTTACGGTTAAGGATATGACCGAAATGTTTGAAGAGGCTCGGAGGTCAGAAAAAAACAAAGTGTATATGCGTAAAGATCCTATAGACATTCCAGAACGTTTGGGCTCTGACACAGAGGATTCTGAATCTGCTGCTGGCAAGCAGAATGTCCAGATGCCCAAAGTAGATCTTTCAGAATGTGTTCATAAATTTGAAGTGCCAGATCAAGCAATTTCTTTCCAAAAAGAACCAGTCATAATCACTGAAAGGTCAGGAACAGACGGTGAAGCTAACCTGTTTGGGAAAATACCTTTGTTTGAGGAAATCCCAACATTTGATGTGAAACCTGTGTTTGAAAGCTCTGGGCAAATGACTATTCCTATAAAACATGAACAACCCCAGGGAGATGGAAAACATCTGAAAAAATCTAAGTATTCACAGAGAGTCAAGGAAGGAATTAAGGCAGCAACACAATCTCGGCCATATCCAGATGTAATTAATAAGCAGCTTGCACATGTGGATGGTTTTGTTACTGAAGCAACCGGTTCCAGAACTAGAATCCAGCACTCTGAAATGTTTTCAGGCATTGATTCAAGGCATGCACCGCCAACCTACGAAGATGTAATTTCAGGACAGATATTGGATATGTCAGCTGATAACACACCAGAAGAATTGCTGAAGAATTTTCAAAAGACGTGGCAGGAAAGCGAACGCGTCTTCAGGAGCCTTGGTTACGAAATCTCAGACACCAGTGAAACTAGGTGGcaagaagatgcacttcaggaggaTGTTTTGACTG